A single window of Nicotiana tomentosiformis chromosome 1, ASM39032v3, whole genome shotgun sequence DNA harbors:
- the LOC104118006 gene encoding uncharacterized protein encodes MASFQLLKSPFSFSQSNPDVFSTMVRRRFLRVRFQRKNPILNTFVDTKFRVCCRVQDSGNQSSNGEEPPESLFMKELRRRGMTPTSLLEETNTNIKEDEETISREEDRGFYRRNALSTDSGRNLTNQREQSMALNSEGLEGLIPRAKLLLTLGGTFFLSFWPLILATIASFSAVYLYFGPQFVHDASNRLGPPPYIDPYVLLEEERISQTAPPLN; translated from the exons ATGGCGTCTTTCCAGTTATTGAAGTCTCCATTCTCATTTTCTCAATCCAATCCTGATGTTTTTAGCACCATGGTCCGAAGGAGGTTTCTGCGTGTGAGGTTTCAGAGGAAAAATCCAATCTTGAATACATTTGTTGATACAAAGTTTAGGGTTTGTTGTAGAGTTCAAGACAGTGGAAACCAGAGtagtaatg GTGAAGAACCTCCAGAGTCATTGTTCATGAAAGAGTTGAGAAGACGTGGCATGACTCCAACTTCATTGCTTGAGGAGACAAACACAAACATCAAAGAAGACGAGGAGACAATATCTAGGGAAGAAGATAGAGGCTTCTATAGAAGAAATGCACTCTCAACAGATTCTGGAAGAAATTTGACTAATCAAAGGGAGCAGTCTATGGCACTGAATAGTGAAGGCCTTGAG GGTCTGATTCCGCGGGCAAAACTTTTGCTTACTCTTGGGGGGACattctttttgtcattttggccGTTGATCCTCGCAACTATTGCTTCTTTCTCTGCTGTATACCTG TATTTTGGACCTCAATTTGTCCACGATGCAAGCAACAGACTTGGTCCACCACCATATATTGATCCTTATGTACTACTCGAAGAAGAGAGGATATCACAGACAGCTCCGCCTCTAAATTGA